Proteins from a genomic interval of Chryseobacterium indologenes:
- a CDS encoding glycoside hydrolase family 92 protein produces the protein MKKKLVIFSLFMTQVICAQNYSQYVNPLIGTGGHGHTFPGATVPFGMVQLSPDTRIDGSWDGCSGYHYSDSVIYGFSHTHLNGTGVSDYGDIMLMPTMGNPGLHPKDYSSKFSHKNEKATAGFYAVRLDKNNIDVRLTTTKRVGYHEYTFNNPGNANIILDLNHRDKLLEGEVKIIDDKTVEVFRRSEAWATNQYIYARIEFSKPMKISKAEANGKQESKYFAGTKLALAFSSDVKKGEKISVKVALSPTGYEGAGKNMLAEGKSSDFGAIKKQAEADWDQELSKIEAKSNDKNKLAVFYTAMYHVFTQPNINMDVDGRYRGRDNKLYTAKDFDYYTVFSLWDTFRGAHPLMTLIDRKRTADFINTFIKQYEQGGKLPVWELASNETECMIGYHSVSVIADAMAKGIKGFDYEKAFQASKSSAMQDIFGLNAYKQNNYISMDDESESVSKTVEYAYDDWCIAQMAKILGKKEDYLYFMKRSQNWKNLYNPKNGFMQPRKNGNWYEPFDPREVNNNYTEGNSWHYSYSVQQDIPGLITAHGGKEKFEQFIDAIFTAPDKTTGREQADITGLIGQYAQGNEPSHHIAYLYNFVDKPEKTDAKIKYILDNFYKNTPDGLIGNEDCGQMSAWYILSAMGIYSVTPGLPEWETTTPYFDEIKIHLEDGSTRTITKNTGRAELKRLGFENMVPVKDLKYTQLIPSPVISADRIFDFSTKVEIAPLDAGDKVYYMTIDDSDANKRKTFIPYKGPFSITKSTQVHAYAERKGEKSSVTVAHFNRRPNYWEINTLSKATPQYTANGKLALIDGIRGDINWRKGEWQGYQGQNFEAVIDFKSPQQITNISSTYLQDSKAWILMPKKVEYYASMNGKDFILLKTIDNTIDPKDEKVQIKDFSGDILPTEARYIKVKAYYSGKLPEWHQGAGGEAYIFIDEISAH, from the coding sequence ATGAAAAAAAAGCTGGTTATATTTTCTTTGTTTATGACTCAGGTGATATGCGCTCAAAATTATTCACAATATGTCAATCCATTGATCGGAACCGGAGGCCATGGACACACTTTTCCCGGAGCTACAGTCCCTTTCGGGATGGTGCAATTATCTCCCGATACCAGAATAGACGGGAGCTGGGACGGATGCAGCGGTTATCATTATTCGGATTCTGTTATCTATGGTTTTTCTCATACTCACCTCAACGGAACGGGAGTTTCAGATTACGGAGATATTATGCTGATGCCTACTATGGGAAATCCCGGTCTCCATCCTAAAGATTATTCTTCCAAATTTTCACACAAAAACGAAAAAGCAACGGCGGGTTTTTATGCTGTCAGATTAGATAAAAACAATATTGATGTCCGTCTTACCACAACCAAAAGAGTGGGATATCACGAATATACTTTCAATAATCCGGGAAATGCTAATATTATTTTAGATCTCAACCATCGGGACAAACTTCTGGAGGGTGAGGTAAAAATTATTGACGACAAAACGGTTGAAGTATTCAGAAGAAGTGAAGCCTGGGCCACCAATCAATATATCTATGCCAGAATTGAGTTTTCAAAACCTATGAAAATTTCGAAAGCTGAAGCCAACGGAAAGCAGGAAAGTAAATATTTCGCAGGCACAAAACTCGCTTTGGCATTCTCAAGCGATGTTAAAAAAGGAGAAAAGATCAGTGTAAAAGTAGCGCTTTCTCCTACAGGATATGAAGGAGCCGGAAAAAATATGCTGGCAGAAGGAAAATCATCAGATTTCGGAGCGATAAAAAAGCAGGCTGAAGCAGATTGGGATCAGGAACTTTCAAAAATAGAGGCTAAGTCTAATGATAAAAATAAATTAGCCGTTTTTTACACTGCAATGTACCATGTTTTCACGCAACCCAATATCAATATGGATGTCGACGGAAGATACAGAGGAAGAGATAATAAACTTTATACAGCCAAAGATTTTGATTATTATACCGTATTTTCTCTTTGGGATACTTTCAGAGGTGCACATCCACTGATGACGTTAATCGACAGAAAAAGAACGGCAGATTTCATCAATACCTTTATCAAACAATACGAACAGGGAGGAAAACTTCCGGTATGGGAACTGGCATCGAATGAAACAGAATGTATGATCGGGTACCATTCCGTTTCAGTGATTGCTGATGCTATGGCTAAAGGGATCAAGGGTTTTGATTACGAAAAAGCATTTCAGGCTTCCAAAAGCTCTGCCATGCAGGATATTTTCGGTCTAAATGCCTACAAACAGAACAACTACATCAGCATGGATGATGAGTCTGAAAGTGTCTCCAAAACCGTAGAATATGCCTATGATGACTGGTGTATTGCCCAGATGGCAAAGATTTTGGGCAAAAAAGAAGATTACCTGTATTTTATGAAACGTTCCCAAAACTGGAAAAATCTTTATAATCCTAAAAACGGGTTTATGCAGCCAAGAAAGAATGGCAACTGGTATGAGCCTTTTGATCCGAGAGAGGTGAATAACAATTATACGGAAGGAAATTCATGGCACTATTCTTATTCTGTACAGCAGGATATTCCGGGACTCATTACAGCCCACGGCGGAAAAGAAAAATTCGAACAGTTTATTGATGCTATTTTTACTGCACCGGACAAAACCACAGGGAGAGAACAGGCCGATATTACGGGATTAATAGGACAGTATGCGCAGGGAAATGAACCGAGCCATCATATTGCTTACCTGTATAATTTTGTAGATAAGCCGGAAAAAACAGATGCCAAAATAAAATATATTCTGGACAACTTTTACAAGAATACTCCTGACGGACTCATCGGAAATGAGGATTGCGGCCAGATGAGTGCATGGTATATTCTGAGTGCTATGGGGATTTATTCTGTCACTCCCGGACTGCCTGAATGGGAAACCACTACGCCTTATTTTGATGAAATTAAAATACATCTTGAAGACGGTTCTACCAGAACCATTACGAAAAATACCGGCAGGGCAGAACTAAAAAGATTGGGATTTGAAAATATGGTACCTGTGAAGGATTTAAAATATACCCAGCTTATACCTTCTCCGGTGATTTCCGCAGACAGAATCTTTGATTTCTCCACCAAAGTAGAAATTGCGCCATTGGACGCAGGAGACAAAGTCTATTATATGACAATCGATGACAGCGATGCGAATAAAAGAAAGACATTCATTCCTTACAAGGGCCCCTTTTCTATTACCAAAAGTACCCAGGTCCACGCCTATGCTGAAAGAAAAGGAGAAAAAAGCTCAGTAACGGTAGCCCACTTTAACAGAAGACCAAATTACTGGGAAATCAATACCCTATCAAAAGCTACTCCCCAATATACTGCTAATGGCAAGCTGGCTCTTATTGACGGAATCAGAGGAGATATTAACTGGAGAAAAGGAGAATGGCAGGGATATCAGGGGCAAAACTTTGAAGCGGTCATAGATTTTAAATCTCCCCAGCAGATTACCAATATATCGTCTACCTATCTTCAGGACAGCAAAGCATGGATCCTGATGCCCAAAAAAGTAGAATATTACGCTTCGATGAATGGCAAAGATTTTATTCTGCTCAAAACCATCGATAATACAATTGATCCGAAAGATGAAAAAGTACAGATTAAAGATTTCTCCGGAGATATTCTTCCTACAGAAGCACGATACATCAAAGTAAAAGCTTACTATTCCGGTAAACTTCCGGAATGGCATCAGGGAGCCGGAGGTGAGGCCTATATTTTTATTGATGAAATTTCTGCCCATTAA